A segment of the Brevinematales bacterium genome:
TGCGTAATTCTTAACGTATTATTACATCTTCCCGCTCGAATCCCGTCGAGATGTATGATATCCGGCGGCCTAACTGAACCTCGAGGAATTCGATATAGCTCCGCGCGTTCGCCGGAAGGTCGGACCAGCTTTTCAGCCCGAACGTCTTGCTCATCCACCCGGGGAGTTCGGTATACACCGGTTTGATCCGGTACATTTCCTCGGTCGTCGACGGCGGATAATCGGTGCGTTTCCCGTCCAGTTCATACGCGGTACAGACCTTGATGGTCTCCTGCTCGTCAAGCACATCCAGCTTGGTGAGGAATATCTCATGGAGGCCGTTTATCCCGACGGAATACCGCCCGATAACCGCGTCGAACCATCCGCATCTGCGGGGACGTCCTGTGGTCGCGCCGTACTCCTTGCCTGCCTCACGGATTTTCCCGCCGACCGCGCCCTTCTCCTCGGTAGGGAACGGGCCTTCGCCGACACGGGTGATATACGCTTTGGCGATGCCGATGATTCGCAGGTCGGGGATATACCCGATACCGCTTCCGGCGAACATCCCCGACGCCGTCGTATTCGACGACGTGACGAACGGGTAGGTGCCGAAATCGGCGTCGAGCAGGCTGCCCTGTCCGCCTTCCATCACGATGGATTTCCCGTCGCTGTAGGCCTTCTGTAAAAGGCGTTCCGTATCGGTAACATATCCTTTTATCGTTTCAGCCTGTTTGTAAAGAGTATCGGTCATTTCGTCCACGGAAGGTAAATCTTTTATGCAGTAATAGTCGTCGAGGAGGTGGCGTTTTACCTCGAAGGCGCGTTCGATTTTTTCCTTGAGCCCCGGCTGGTAGAGGTCGCCCACGCGGATGCCCACCCGGTCGGCTTTATCGATATAGGCCGGGCCGATGCCCCGGCGGGTCGTACCGATCTTATTGGAGGATTTCTCCTCCTTCGCGCCGTCCATCAATTTGTGATATGGGAGCACGACATGCGCGCGGTTGCTGATGAACACACGGCCGTCCACCGGAAGCCCGGCCGC
Coding sequences within it:
- a CDS encoding adenylosuccinate synthase, yielding MVKLVLGIQWGDEGKAKVVDYFASDVDYVVRFQGGANAGHTVIVDGKKFVFHLVPSGILHPKTSVVIGNGLVIDIEAFISELAELAAGLPVDGRVFISNRAHVVLPYHKLMDGAKEEKSSNKIGTTRRGIGPAYIDKADRVGIRVGDLYQPGLKEKIERAFEVKRHLLDDYYCIKDLPSVDEMTDTLYKQAETIKGYVTDTERLLQKAYSDGKSIVMEGGQGSLLDADFGTYPFVTSSNTTASGMFAGSGIGYIPDLRIIGIAKAYITRVGEGPFPTEEKGAVGGKIREAGKEYGATTGRPRRCGWFDAVIGRYSVGINGLHEIFLTKLDVLDEQETIKVCTAYELDGKRTDYPPSTTEEMYRIKPVYTELPGWMSKTFGLKSWSDLPANARSYIEFLEVQLGRRISYISTGFEREDVIIR